From Pandoraea norimbergensis, the proteins below share one genomic window:
- the pyrC gene encoding dihydroorotase: protein MTTELTITRPDDWHLHVRDGAVLKSVLPDSARQFGRAIIMPNLKPPVTTTEHAAAYRERILAARPAGNTFEPLMTLYLTDNTPGDEIRRAKASGFVHGVKLYPAGATTNSDAGVTDLAKCRGALEAMQEVGMPLLVHGEVTSSDIDIFDREKVFIDRVMKPLRRDFPALKVVFEHITTKDAAEYVAEAEGPIGATITAHHLLYNRNAIFTGGIRPHYYCLPVLKREIHREALVKAATSGSARFFLGTDSAPHARGAKEMACGCAGCYTALHAVELYAEAFDNAGALDKLEGFASFHGPDFYELPRNADKITLVREDWELPAELPMGDATVVPLRGGEVIGWKLKG from the coding sequence ATGACCACCGAACTGACTATCACCCGTCCCGATGACTGGCACCTGCACGTGCGCGATGGCGCTGTGCTCAAGAGCGTGCTGCCCGACAGCGCCCGCCAGTTCGGCCGCGCGATCATCATGCCGAACCTCAAGCCGCCGGTCACCACCACCGAGCATGCTGCCGCCTACCGCGAGCGCATCCTCGCGGCACGCCCGGCCGGCAACACGTTCGAGCCGCTCATGACGTTGTATCTCACCGACAACACCCCGGGGGACGAGATCCGTCGCGCTAAGGCGTCGGGTTTCGTGCATGGCGTGAAGCTCTACCCGGCAGGCGCCACCACCAACTCGGATGCCGGCGTGACCGATCTGGCCAAGTGCCGCGGTGCGCTCGAAGCCATGCAGGAAGTCGGTATGCCGCTGCTCGTGCACGGCGAAGTCACGAGTTCGGATATCGATATCTTCGATCGCGAAAAAGTCTTCATCGACCGCGTGATGAAGCCGCTGCGCCGTGATTTCCCGGCACTCAAGGTGGTGTTCGAGCACATCACCACGAAGGATGCCGCCGAGTACGTCGCTGAGGCCGAAGGCCCCATCGGCGCCACGATCACCGCGCATCATCTGCTGTACAACCGCAATGCGATCTTCACCGGCGGCATCCGCCCGCATTACTACTGCCTGCCGGTGCTCAAGCGCGAGATCCACCGTGAGGCGCTGGTTAAGGCTGCCACGTCGGGCAGCGCGCGCTTCTTCCTGGGCACGGATAGCGCCCCCCACGCCCGTGGCGCGAAGGAAATGGCCTGCGGTTGCGCGGGTTGCTACACGGCCCTGCACGCCGTGGAGCTGTACGCGGAAGCGTTCGATAACGCCGGTGCGCTCGACAAGCTGGAAGGGTTTGCCAGCTTCCACGGCCCGGATTTCTACGAACTGCCGCGTAACGCCGACAAAATCACGCTGGTGCGCGAAGACTGGGAACTGCCGGCCGAATTGCCGATGGGCGACGCGACCGTCGTGCCGCTGCGCGGTGGCGAGGTTATCGGCTGGAAGCTCAAGGGCTGA
- a CDS encoding DUF3025 domain-containing protein produces MLSVLPVMTQPHTADALPDIDWPQPWFAALRAHGQGALASGDWRAALSSQARAAAQVSGHGKPLCFVAQADLPEDTAYEAFIAATGGVPTRPNLHDFFNALIWLAYPRSKAALNARQAAAIASDGVQATRGATRDAATLFDENAVIFACSDPALSAALRSFDWQTLFVTRRAEWGRACEVQPFGHALLEKLVTPYKAITAHAWIVDVPADYFRLSPAGRLDWLDARLAPGLAGIPFKPRDFAPLPVLGIPGWWPANGDSDYYSDTSVFRPGRRADLPAGKPQAR; encoded by the coding sequence ATGCTGTCTGTGTTGCCCGTGATGACCCAGCCGCACACGGCGGATGCATTGCCCGATATCGACTGGCCGCAACCGTGGTTCGCGGCGCTCAGGGCGCACGGGCAGGGCGCGCTCGCCAGCGGCGACTGGCGAGCGGCGCTGTCGTCGCAGGCGAGGGCGGCCGCTCAGGTCAGCGGGCACGGCAAGCCGTTGTGCTTCGTCGCACAGGCGGATTTGCCGGAAGACACGGCTTACGAAGCCTTTATTGCCGCGACTGGCGGCGTGCCGACCCGGCCCAATCTGCATGACTTCTTCAATGCGCTGATCTGGCTGGCCTACCCGCGCAGCAAGGCGGCGCTCAACGCCCGGCAAGCTGCGGCCATCGCGTCCGATGGCGTGCAGGCCACCCGTGGGGCCACCCGCGATGCGGCGACCTTGTTCGACGAAAATGCGGTCATCTTTGCCTGTAGCGACCCGGCTTTGTCCGCTGCGCTGCGCAGCTTCGACTGGCAGACCCTGTTCGTCACGCGCCGCGCGGAGTGGGGTCGTGCCTGCGAAGTGCAGCCGTTCGGGCACGCTTTGCTGGAGAAGCTGGTTACGCCCTACAAGGCGATCACGGCGCACGCATGGATTGTCGATGTCCCGGCCGATTACTTCCGGCTGTCACCCGCCGGACGCCTCGACTGGCTCGACGCCCGGCTAGCGCCGGGGCTTGCCGGCATTCCGTTCAAGCCGCGTGACTTCGCGCCATTGCCGGTGTTGGGTATCCCGGGGTGGTGGCCGGCGAACGGCGATTCGGACTATTACAGCGACACGTCGGTGTTTCGCCCGGGGCGTCGGGCCGATTTGCCCGCGGGGAAGCCGCAAGCGCGGTAA
- a CDS encoding OsmC family protein, which yields MECKVSWMGQDGMAFIAETGSGHIVAMDGAPEGGGRNLAPRPMEMLLVGTGGCTAYDVVMILKKSRAEVKDCSVTLKAERASEDPKVFTKIHFHFTVTGRNLNPATVERAVTLSHDKYCSASIMLAKTAELTHSVEIVEG from the coding sequence ATGGAATGCAAGGTTAGCTGGATGGGCCAGGATGGCATGGCCTTCATCGCGGAGACGGGCAGTGGGCACATCGTCGCGATGGATGGGGCGCCGGAAGGAGGTGGCCGTAACCTGGCACCGCGTCCGATGGAGATGCTGCTGGTCGGCACCGGGGGGTGCACCGCGTACGACGTGGTGATGATCCTCAAGAAGAGCCGCGCGGAGGTCAAGGATTGCAGCGTCACGCTCAAGGCCGAGCGCGCCAGCGAAGACCCCAAGGTCTTCACGAAGATTCACTTCCACTTCACCGTGACGGGCCGCAACCTGAACCCGGCTACCGTCGAGCGCGCCGTGACGCTCTCGCACGACAAGTACTGCTCGGCGTCGATCATGCTCGCCAAGACGGCCGAGCTCACGCACAGCGTGGAAATCGTCGAAGGCTGA
- the rplM gene encoding 50S ribosomal protein L13, whose product MKTFSAKPAEVTREWFVIDATDKVLGRVASEVARRLRGKHKPEFTPHVDTGDYIIIVNAAKLKVTGAKQTDKKYYRHTGYPGGIYETTFGKMQERFPGRALEKAVKGMLPKGPLGYAMIKKLKVYADGNHPHEAQQPKSLEI is encoded by the coding sequence ATGAAGACGTTTTCCGCTAAGCCGGCAGAGGTGACGCGCGAATGGTTTGTGATTGACGCGACGGACAAAGTCCTCGGCCGTGTCGCCAGCGAAGTGGCACGCCGTCTGCGCGGCAAGCACAAACCGGAATTCACGCCGCACGTTGACACGGGTGATTACATCATCATCGTCAATGCTGCCAAGCTGAAAGTTACGGGCGCAAAGCAAACTGACAAGAAGTACTACCGTCACACGGGTTACCCGGGCGGTATCTACGAAACCACGTTTGGCAAGATGCAAGAGCGTTTCCCGGGCCGTGCGCTCGAGAAAGCCGTGAAGGGCATGCTGCCGAAGGGTCCGCTGGGCTACGCGATGATCAAGAAGCTGAAGGTTTACGCCGACGGTAACCATCCGCACGAAGCGCAGCAACCGAAGTCGCTCGAGATCTAA
- the rpsI gene encoding 30S ribosomal protein S9 — translation MFKNDWNYGTGRRKSAVARVFIKAGKGDIVVNGKPIKEYFARETSLMIVRQPLELTNHAETFDIKVNVSGGGETGQAGAVRHGITRALIDYDATLKPSLSTAGFVTRDAREVERKKVGLHKARRRKQFSKR, via the coding sequence ATGTTCAAAAACGATTGGAATTACGGCACGGGCCGTCGCAAGAGCGCAGTGGCTCGTGTGTTCATCAAGGCTGGCAAGGGCGACATCGTCGTCAATGGCAAGCCGATCAAAGAGTACTTCGCTCGCGAAACGTCGCTGATGATCGTTCGTCAGCCGCTCGAACTGACCAACCACGCTGAAACGTTCGACATCAAAGTCAACGTGTCGGGCGGTGGTGAAACGGGTCAGGCCGGTGCGGTTCGTCACGGCATCACGCGTGCACTGATCGACTACGACGCGACCCTCAAGCCGTCGCTGTCGACCGCTGGTTTCGTTACCCGCGATGCTCGTGAAGTCGAACGTAAGAAGGTTGGTCTGCACAAGGCCCGCCGTCGCAAACAGTTCTCGAAGCGTTAA
- the argC gene encoding N-acetyl-gamma-glutamyl-phosphate reductase, which produces MVKVGIVGGTGYTGVELLRLLAQHPEAQLTAITSRKEAGTLVADMYPNLRGRVDLAFCTPDDARLTDCDVVFFATPHGVAMAQARELLAAGVRVIDLAADFRLKDTATFEKWYGMPHACPDILEEAVYGLPEINREQIKQARVIGLPGCYPTSVQLGYAPLFAGGRKLVDAKHLIADAKSGASGAGRKGETSLILAETLDNFKAYGVKGHRHHPEIKQGLEAIAGYDVGLTFVPHLLPTIRGIHSTLYATILPEARDTDFQQLFETYYENEPFVDVLPAGSMPETRWVRASNYVRVAVHRPGNEDTLVILVVEDNLVKGASGQGVQCMNLMFGLPENMGLTHIPVLP; this is translated from the coding sequence ATGGTCAAGGTAGGTATCGTAGGCGGCACCGGCTATACCGGTGTGGAGCTGCTCCGTTTGCTGGCGCAGCACCCGGAAGCACAATTGACGGCGATTACCTCGCGCAAGGAAGCGGGTACGCTGGTCGCCGATATGTATCCGAACCTGCGTGGCCGCGTGGATCTGGCGTTTTGCACGCCCGATGACGCCCGTCTGACCGATTGCGACGTGGTCTTTTTTGCGACCCCGCACGGTGTGGCGATGGCGCAGGCGCGAGAGTTGCTCGCTGCCGGCGTGCGCGTGATCGACCTGGCCGCCGACTTCCGTCTCAAGGACACGGCCACGTTCGAGAAGTGGTACGGCATGCCGCATGCCTGCCCGGATATTCTCGAAGAAGCCGTTTATGGCCTGCCCGAAATCAACCGCGAGCAGATCAAGCAAGCGCGTGTGATCGGCCTGCCGGGCTGCTACCCGACGTCGGTGCAACTCGGCTACGCGCCGCTGTTCGCCGGCGGCCGCAAGCTGGTCGATGCGAAGCACCTGATCGCCGACGCCAAGTCGGGCGCCAGCGGTGCCGGCCGCAAGGGCGAGACCTCGCTGATCCTGGCCGAGACGCTGGACAACTTCAAGGCGTATGGCGTGAAGGGCCATCGCCACCATCCGGAAATTAAGCAGGGACTGGAAGCGATTGCAGGCTACGATGTGGGCCTGACGTTCGTGCCGCACCTGCTGCCGACGATTCGCGGCATTCATTCGACGCTCTACGCGACGATCCTGCCCGAAGCGCGCGACACCGATTTCCAGCAATTGTTTGAAACCTATTACGAGAACGAGCCGTTCGTCGACGTGCTGCCGGCGGGTTCGATGCCGGAAACGCGCTGGGTACGTGCTTCGAACTACGTGCGCGTGGCGGTGCATCGCCCGGGCAACGAAGACACGCTGGTCATCCTCGTGGTCGAGGACAACCTGGTCAAGGGCGCGTCCGGTCAGGGCGTGCAATGTATGAACCTGATGTTCGGCCTGCCGGAGAACATGGGTCTGACCCATATTCCCGTACTGCCGTAA
- the erpA gene encoding iron-sulfur cluster insertion protein ErpA, with the protein MNAPLEAAVTEMPAFLVFTDSAADKVKQLIDEEGNPELKLRVFVQGGGCSGFQYGFTFDEDVNEDDTVLDKNGVSLLIDSMSYQYLVGAEIDYKEDINGAQFVIKNPNASTTCGCGSSFSV; encoded by the coding sequence ATGAACGCACCGCTTGAGGCCGCCGTCACGGAAATGCCCGCGTTTCTGGTCTTTACGGACAGCGCCGCGGACAAGGTCAAGCAACTGATCGACGAAGAAGGCAACCCGGAACTCAAACTGCGCGTTTTCGTGCAGGGTGGCGGTTGCTCCGGCTTTCAGTATGGTTTCACCTTCGACGAAGACGTGAACGAAGATGACACCGTGCTCGACAAGAACGGTGTCTCGCTGCTGATCGACTCGATGAGCTACCAGTATCTGGTGGGCGCCGAGATCGACTACAAAGAAGATATCAACGGCGCACAGTTCGTGATCAAGAACCCGAACGCTTCCACGACCTGTGGCTGCGGCTCGTCGTTCTCGGTCTGA
- a CDS encoding anhydro-N-acetylmuramic acid kinase: MTDIASQGAHPAAAAATSYFIGLMSGTSLDGVDGVLVASPGGQVLAEAYVPFPADLRETLMVLQAPSENELHREALAANALARHYADCVKTLLANAGLPASAITAVGAHGQTIRHRPGEFDGVGYTRQLNAPALIAELTGIDVVADIRSRDVAAGGQGAPLVPAYHQAKFSDASQTRVVCNLGGISNVTILPAAALGKPVTGFDCGPGNALLDGWAARHLGKTYDDGGAWGASGRVDDALLAALMSAPYFTQTPPKSTGRDLFHAAWLDAHLAAFPGVAPVDVQATLVALTAQCVADDVLRYAPDCKGFYACGGGTRNRALMQAIAARLPGMTVATTDALGVPPNQVEALAFAWLAERCLARLPGNLPSVTGAAGPRVLGAIYPR, from the coding sequence ATGACCGACATCGCATCCCAAGGCGCCCATCCGGCCGCCGCCGCTGCAACCTCCTACTTCATCGGCCTCATGTCCGGCACCAGCCTTGATGGTGTTGATGGCGTACTCGTTGCGTCTCCCGGAGGCCAAGTACTCGCCGAAGCGTATGTCCCGTTCCCGGCGGATTTGCGTGAGACGCTCATGGTGCTGCAAGCGCCGTCGGAGAATGAGTTGCATCGGGAGGCGCTGGCCGCCAACGCGCTCGCACGGCATTACGCCGACTGCGTGAAAACACTCCTCGCGAACGCCGGGTTACCGGCATCGGCGATCACCGCCGTGGGCGCACATGGACAGACCATTCGCCATCGTCCCGGCGAATTCGACGGCGTCGGTTACACGCGCCAACTGAACGCCCCGGCGTTGATCGCAGAATTGACCGGCATCGACGTGGTCGCGGATATCCGCAGCCGCGACGTCGCTGCGGGCGGCCAAGGCGCACCGCTGGTGCCCGCCTATCATCAGGCGAAGTTTTCGGACGCGAGCCAGACGCGCGTGGTCTGCAACCTCGGCGGCATCAGCAACGTGACGATTCTGCCGGCTGCGGCATTGGGCAAGCCGGTGACCGGCTTCGATTGCGGCCCCGGCAATGCGCTGCTCGACGGTTGGGCTGCGCGGCATCTCGGCAAGACCTATGACGATGGCGGCGCATGGGGTGCCAGCGGACGCGTCGACGACGCCCTGCTCGCCGCGTTGATGAGCGCGCCCTATTTCACTCAAACACCCCCCAAGAGCACGGGGCGTGATCTGTTCCACGCCGCATGGCTGGACGCCCATCTGGCGGCCTTCCCCGGTGTGGCGCCGGTCGATGTTCAGGCGACGCTGGTCGCGCTCACGGCCCAATGCGTGGCCGACGACGTGCTTCGCTATGCGCCGGACTGCAAGGGCTTCTACGCGTGCGGTGGCGGCACGCGCAATCGGGCGCTGATGCAGGCGATTGCCGCTCGTCTGCCCGGAATGACGGTCGCGACGACGGATGCGCTCGGCGTGCCGCCGAATCAGGTCGAAGCGCTCGCCTTCGCTTGGCTGGCTGAGCGGTGTCTGGCGCGCCTGCCGGGCAATCTGCCATCGGTCACTGGCGCTGCCGGCCCGCGCGTTCTCGGGGCGATCTACCCCCGCTGA
- a CDS encoding M23 family metallopeptidase — protein sequence MATVGSALTLGMVTAFGVAPMVPDSARNGASITLPLTFPDLARQIQQLDAQSQTFIHQVALRRGETLGDMLSRLSIQDPAAERFIRENAVARRLIGVPAGQVVQAETDDDGKLVTLSTLISSGTANAQQLVIERNDAGKLRARMEQLANDTEWSMRSGAIAGNFFTAMDDAGVPDAVVAQMVNIFSGVINFQRDVRRGDRFRLVYEVVKQQDRTVRTGRILAIEFINQGKTHQAIWYADPQGNTDGAYYGFDGRNLKQAFLRTPVEFSRISSAFGGREHPFQHQWKKHEGVDLAAPVGTRVFAAGDGVVKFVGKQNGYGNLIEINHAGDYQTRYAHLSGFSSGLKPGARVTQGQVIGFVGQTGWATGPHLHYELRYKNVPRNPFATDVAAVAPLSGPRLKLFDMYAANLLKRIDLMRTVQVAERD from the coding sequence GTGGCGACGGTCGGTTCGGCCCTGACGTTGGGAATGGTGACCGCATTCGGCGTGGCCCCCATGGTGCCGGATTCGGCACGCAATGGTGCCAGCATCACGCTGCCGCTCACCTTCCCCGATCTGGCCCGACAAATCCAGCAGCTCGACGCGCAATCCCAGACCTTCATCCATCAAGTGGCGCTGCGGCGTGGCGAGACGCTTGGCGACATGCTTTCACGGCTGTCGATCCAAGACCCTGCTGCCGAGCGCTTCATTCGTGAGAATGCCGTCGCACGGCGTCTCATCGGCGTGCCCGCCGGTCAGGTCGTTCAGGCCGAAACCGACGACGACGGCAAGCTCGTTACGCTCTCCACTCTGATCTCGTCCGGCACGGCCAACGCCCAGCAGCTCGTGATCGAGCGCAATGACGCCGGCAAGCTGCGCGCCCGCATGGAACAGCTCGCGAACGACACCGAATGGTCCATGCGCTCGGGTGCCATCGCCGGCAACTTCTTCACGGCCATGGACGACGCGGGCGTGCCCGACGCCGTGGTCGCGCAGATGGTCAACATCTTCTCCGGTGTGATCAACTTCCAGCGCGACGTGCGCCGGGGCGACCGGTTCCGGCTCGTGTACGAAGTGGTCAAGCAGCAAGACCGCACCGTGCGCACCGGCCGAATTCTCGCCATCGAGTTCATCAATCAGGGCAAGACGCATCAGGCCATCTGGTACGCGGACCCGCAAGGCAACACCGACGGCGCGTATTACGGCTTCGACGGGCGCAACCTCAAGCAGGCTTTCCTGCGCACGCCGGTCGAGTTCTCGCGGATTTCGTCGGCATTCGGCGGCCGAGAGCATCCGTTCCAGCATCAGTGGAAGAAGCATGAAGGCGTCGATCTTGCCGCCCCGGTCGGCACGCGCGTCTTTGCGGCGGGTGATGGCGTGGTGAAGTTCGTCGGCAAGCAGAACGGCTACGGCAACCTGATCGAGATCAACCACGCGGGCGACTATCAGACGCGCTACGCTCACCTGTCGGGCTTTAGCTCGGGCTTGAAGCCGGGGGCGCGCGTCACGCAGGGTCAGGTCATCGGCTTTGTCGGCCAGACCGGCTGGGCAACGGGGCCGCATCTGCATTACGAACTGCGCTACAAGAACGTGCCGCGCAATCCGTTTGCCACCGATGTGGCCGCCGTCGCACCGCTCTCGGGCCCGCGCCTGAAGCTGTTCGACATGTATGCCGCCAACCTTCTCAAGCGCATCGATCTGATGCGCACCGTGCAGGTCGCCGAGCGCGACTAA
- the tyrS gene encoding tyrosine--tRNA ligase, producing MTSEHTLTPEKTYPVTDATRAAMAIAKRGCDELLVEEEFLQKLARSEATGKPLRIKLGLDPTAPDIHIGHTVVLNKMRQLQDLGHTVIFLIGDFTSLIGDPSGRNSTRPPLTREQIEANAKTYFEQAALVLDRSKTEIRYNSEWSMKLGADGMIKLASRYTMARMLEREDFTKRFQGGVPIAIHEFLYPLMQGYDSVALESDLELGGTDQKFNLLVGRELQKQYGQEPQCILTMPLLVGLDGVEKMSKSKGNYIGISEKPSEMFGKLMSISDDLMWRYYELLSFRTLEEIAQLKQGVDGGRNPRDVKVLLAQEIVARFHSQADAERALEDFNARAKGGVPDDIPEVSLDGAPLGIAQLLKQAGLVPSTSEANRNIEQGGVRIDGEVVSDKGAKIDAGTYVVQVGKRRFARVTLA from the coding sequence ATGACAAGTGAACACACACTCACCCCGGAAAAGACGTACCCAGTGACTGACGCCACGCGGGCCGCTATGGCGATCGCCAAGCGCGGCTGCGACGAGCTGCTGGTGGAGGAGGAGTTCCTTCAGAAGCTGGCCCGCAGCGAAGCCACGGGCAAGCCGCTGCGCATCAAGCTGGGTCTGGACCCGACGGCGCCGGACATCCACATCGGTCACACGGTGGTGCTCAACAAGATGCGTCAGTTGCAGGATCTGGGCCATACGGTCATTTTCCTGATCGGCGACTTCACCTCGCTGATCGGCGACCCGTCGGGCCGCAACAGCACGCGCCCGCCGCTCACGCGCGAGCAGATCGAGGCGAACGCCAAGACCTACTTCGAACAGGCCGCGCTGGTGCTCGACCGCAGCAAGACCGAGATTCGCTACAACAGCGAATGGTCGATGAAGCTCGGCGCCGACGGCATGATCAAGCTCGCGTCGCGCTACACGATGGCGCGCATGCTGGAGCGCGAAGATTTCACCAAGCGCTTTCAGGGCGGTGTGCCGATCGCGATTCACGAGTTTCTGTACCCGCTCATGCAGGGCTACGATTCGGTGGCGCTGGAGTCGGATCTGGAGCTGGGCGGTACCGACCAGAAATTCAACCTGTTGGTGGGCCGTGAGCTGCAAAAGCAGTACGGTCAGGAGCCGCAGTGCATTCTGACGATGCCGCTGCTCGTGGGGCTCGATGGCGTCGAGAAGATGTCGAAGTCCAAGGGCAACTACATCGGCATCAGCGAGAAGCCGAGCGAGATGTTCGGCAAGCTGATGAGCATCTCCGACGACCTGATGTGGCGCTACTACGAGCTGCTGTCGTTCCGCACGCTCGAAGAGATTGCGCAGCTGAAGCAGGGCGTCGACGGCGGGCGCAACCCGCGCGACGTGAAGGTGCTGCTCGCGCAGGAAATCGTTGCGCGCTTCCACTCGCAGGCCGATGCCGAGCGCGCGCTCGAAGACTTCAACGCGCGCGCCAAGGGCGGCGTGCCGGACGATATTCCGGAAGTTTCCCTCGATGGCGCCCCGCTGGGCATCGCCCAACTGCTCAAGCAGGCGGGCCTCGTGCCGTCGACCTCGGAAGCCAACCGCAATATCGAACAGGGCGGTGTGCGTATCGATGGCGAAGTGGTGTCCGACAAGGGCGCGAAGATCGACGCCGGGACGTACGTGGTGCAAGTCGGTAAGCGCCGCTTCGCCCGCGTCACGCTGGCGTAA
- the dtd gene encoding D-aminoacyl-tRNA deacylase: protein MIALIQRVLEAAVTVDGRTVGAIGPGLLALVCAERGDTEASADKLLTKLLGYRVFSDDAGKMNRSVSSLDGNGLAGGLLLVSQFTLAADTNSGTRPSFTPAASPADGQRLFDHFVTQARSRHPQVETGEFGAHMRVSLVNDGPVTFWLQTRPEGV from the coding sequence ATGATCGCGCTCATTCAACGCGTACTGGAAGCTGCGGTGACGGTCGATGGCCGCACCGTGGGCGCCATTGGGCCGGGCCTGCTGGCGCTGGTCTGCGCGGAGCGCGGCGACACCGAGGCGAGTGCGGACAAACTGCTCACGAAGCTGCTCGGCTATCGTGTCTTTTCCGACGATGCGGGCAAGATGAATCGCAGCGTGAGCAGTCTGGACGGCAACGGGCTGGCGGGCGGGCTGTTGCTCGTCTCGCAGTTCACGCTGGCTGCCGACACCAACAGCGGCACGCGTCCGAGCTTCACGCCGGCAGCGAGCCCGGCGGACGGTCAACGGTTGTTCGATCACTTCGTGACGCAGGCGCGCTCGCGCCATCCTCAGGTCGAGACGGGCGAATTCGGTGCGCATATGCGTGTCTCGCTCGTCAACGACGGCCCCGTCACGTTCTGGCTGCAAACGCGTCCCGAAGGCGTGTAA
- a CDS encoding YbhB/YbcL family Raf kinase inhibitor-like protein, with the protein MKVWSDSFADNAAIDAQFAFGKPDAQSHVALSQNKNPHLAWSDVPAGTRSFVVICTDSDVPSQGDDVNKEGREVPADLPRVDFYHWVLVDVPASVNEIPAASHSNHVTPRGKFGPDALDGMRHGVNDYTAWFAGDESMKGDYYGYDGPCPPWNDTIVHHYHFTVYALDVARVPLDGRFGGDDVVHAIQSHVLGKASVTGTYTLNPKAA; encoded by the coding sequence ATGAAAGTCTGGAGTGACTCGTTCGCCGACAATGCGGCGATAGATGCACAGTTTGCGTTCGGTAAGCCGGACGCGCAGTCACACGTGGCGCTGTCGCAAAACAAGAATCCGCATCTGGCTTGGTCCGACGTGCCTGCGGGCACGCGCTCGTTCGTCGTGATCTGTACCGACAGCGATGTGCCGAGCCAAGGGGATGACGTTAACAAGGAAGGCCGCGAAGTGCCGGCCGATCTGCCGCGCGTCGACTTCTATCACTGGGTGCTGGTCGACGTACCGGCATCGGTCAACGAAATCCCGGCTGCCAGCCATAGCAATCACGTCACGCCGCGCGGCAAGTTCGGCCCGGATGCGCTCGACGGCATGCGTCACGGCGTCAACGACTACACCGCGTGGTTTGCTGGCGACGAGAGCATGAAGGGCGACTACTACGGCTATGACGGCCCGTGCCCGCCGTGGAACGATACGATTGTTCACCACTATCACTTCACCGTGTATGCGCTCGACGTTGCACGCGTGCCGCTCGACGGCCGCTTTGGCGGTGACGATGTCGTCCATGCGATCCAGTCGCATGTGCTCGGCAAGGCGAGCGTGACCGGTACCTACACCCTCAACCCGAAGGCAGCATAA
- a CDS encoding histidine phosphatase family protein — protein sequence MTGKTTTLTLIRHGETDWNRVKRIQGHTDIPLSAEGEHQAVRLGARVAREVAAQGHVFDQVLTSDLQRAVQTAEPVAKACGLPLVRTANLRERHYGVFETRTPDDIQAQFPQDYVRWQTRDPDFTIPGGESTRGFYARITDFVGQLLRDYEGQHLALVAHGGVLDCCYRLATGLDLSAPRAYPLLNASVNRIAFDGEHWQVLSWGDVTHLDDAVRDEINDKPAEGNSTDRVDPRVV from the coding sequence ATGACTGGCAAGACAACGACGCTGACCCTGATTCGCCATGGCGAGACCGACTGGAACCGCGTGAAGCGCATTCAGGGACATACCGACATTCCGCTCTCCGCCGAAGGCGAACATCAGGCCGTGCGGCTGGGTGCGCGCGTGGCGCGTGAAGTCGCGGCGCAAGGTCACGTTTTCGATCAGGTGCTGACGAGCGACTTGCAACGCGCGGTGCAGACGGCTGAGCCGGTAGCGAAGGCCTGCGGGCTGCCGCTGGTGCGCACGGCCAACTTGCGCGAGCGGCACTACGGTGTATTCGAGACGCGCACGCCCGACGACATTCAGGCGCAATTTCCGCAGGACTACGTGCGATGGCAGACCCGCGATCCGGATTTCACGATTCCGGGCGGTGAGTCGACGCGCGGCTTCTACGCACGCATTACCGACTTCGTCGGCCAGTTGCTGCGCGACTACGAAGGACAGCATCTCGCGCTGGTGGCCCATGGCGGCGTGCTTGACTGCTGCTACCGGCTGGCGACGGGGTTGGATCTGTCCGCACCGCGCGCGTACCCGCTACTCAATGCGAGCGTGAACCGCATCGCGTTCGATGGCGAGCATTGGCAGGTGCTGAGTTGGGGCGATGTCACGCATCTGGATGATGCCGTGCGTGACGAGATCAACGACAAACCTGCCGAGGGCAATTCGACCGATCGCGTGGATCCTCGCGTGGTTTGA